In one Antennarius striatus isolate MH-2024 chromosome 1, ASM4005453v1, whole genome shotgun sequence genomic region, the following are encoded:
- the plekha7b gene encoding pleckstrin homology domain-containing family A member 7 isoform X11, with protein MAAPLGRDSLPELWSYGVCGDGRVFFINDKSRSTTWLHPRSGEPVNSGHMIRSDLPRGWEEGFTDEGASYFINHNLRATSFRHPVTGQISPENTEYTLQGRTESPMSKSAANQRSPSMVAESSKTVTLATGSKNSRGTGKVHSFGKRDHAIKRNLNVPVVVRGWLYKQDSSGMRLWKRKWFVLSDYCLFYYKDSREESVLGSIPLPSYVIAAVEPDDHINRKFAFKAEHYGMRTYFFSADTQEDMNGWIRAMNQAALMQQSHTVKRQLEKPKQPVPLSNHVHNQTPPPSEGHREDPTDNGVPPPLGDDPRFGLEVQGRPSRPNADGRAERRSSDSAASAPYRNGQQTVIQVTLPPEQNGNVVYQRGLASRADTEKHSQRKTTLAQVEQWVKVHKGDTPRSAPPAGRTPPLKPKAAASDVTYQSLPKSPLLPCGSSPPPAACRLPSDYKYAHDRLSHFRMSTDERLASREGTVWRLYEWQQRQRFRHGSPTATVYAPPGFTDSSSSFRVTVEMPRSVSVPPSPCEVPPSVFKPSSPPRRPHTPSDRRSVKPPDEAAPGEAPPGNSTGSGSPGHVCAQLTQTSQHERRSTPAVGYITHTVSAPSLHGKTADDTYTQLKKDLEYLDLKVTGLESLKTERPSRPVKIAESDADVKLSRLCEQDKILQELEATIRTLKEDKDKLDTVLDVSHQQMEHYRDQPAHAEKIAYQQRLLQEDVVHIRAEISQVSTEMENAWSDYVRLERDVDWLKSALQGQMTRGDLSQPEKLQIRKELWRIDDVLSGLSAGKDGYQFTPPERTFVPSVPSVSGSPHLSPGGHTPTLCSSPSQLLRHSATVASGFKWGEDDVPPRPPLPQLYSPDEPPPAVPPLPREASVIRHTSVRGLKRQSDERKRDREVVQGSNGDSKAEIRPFLSDPELVGDGDCSNFVGVAAAGRDGYQTLPSRGASGASLCLHQSSSISSYVTLRRGTPAGGAKERPKSALERLYSGDAEPQHHQHQRGRMSADEQLERMKRHQKALIRQRKRTLSHGDRHGDRHASPSSRAASSSSSSSSLRPLSADLGSWRREQDFDLQLLERAVQGEESQSVRSVQGEERPPEHRERPRSHSDEWLTFCSTATTPPTHEDDLEPLEYDLDLNRELSKPQKVLIPERYVDSEPEEPLSLQEVEDRHRKVERIKSILTKSSVQKLAPAPPPDRPESGGSALQEQERIITMSYTLASEASLKSKLVAAQALFGH; from the exons cCACAACCTCAGGGCGACTTCCTTTCGGCACCCGGTGACTGGACAGATTTCCCCCGAAAACACCGAGTACACGCTGCAAGGCAG GACGGAATCGCCTATGTCCAagtcagcagccaatcagagatccCCCAGCATGGTCGCAGAGTCCTCCAAGACCGTGACCCTGGCAACGGGGTCAAAG AATTCCAGAGGCACAGGAAAAGTTCACAGCTTTGGAAAAAGGGATCACGCCATTAAAAGAAACCTCAACGTCCCGGTGGTGGTGAGAGGCTGGCTCTATAAACAG GACAGCTCCGGGATGCGGTTATGGAAGAGGAAGTGGTTTGTGTTGTCGGACTACTGCTTGTTCTACTACAAAG ACAGCCGGGAGGAGTCGGTGCTCGGCAGCATCCCGTTGCCTAGTTACGTCATCGCAGCTGTCGAGCCCGACGACCACATCAACCGCAAGTTTGCCTTCAAG GCGGAACACTACGGGATGCGGACGTATTTCTTCAGCGCCGACACACAGGAGGACATGAACGGCTGGATCCGGGCCATGAACCAGGCGGCGCTGATGCAGCAGAGTCACACCGTAAAgag ACAGCTGGAGAAGCCAAAGCAGCCGGTCCCTCTCTCCAACCACGTCCACAACCAGACACCCCCTCCCTCAGAAGGCCACAGAGAGGACCCCACCGATAACGGCGTCCCACCGCCTCTTGGCGACGACCCCCGGTTCGGTTTGGAGGTCCAGGGGCGACCCAGCCGGCCGAACGCCGATGGGCGAGCGGAGCGGCGATCGTCAGACTCAGCCgccagcgccccctacaggaACGGGCAGCAGACGGTGATCCAGGTGACCCTACCGCCGGAGCAGAACGGGAACGTGGTCTATCAGCGAGGCCTCGCTTCACGGGCCGACACGGAGAAACACTCGCAGAGGAAGACCACGCTGGCTCAGGTGGAGCAGTGGGTCAAAGTTCACAAAGGGGACACGCCCAGAAG cgcgccccctgctggacggaCCCCTCCCTTGAAACCCAAAGCCGCCGCGTCAGACGTCACCTACCAGTCGTTACCAAAGTCACCACTCCTCCCGTGTGGCAGCAGCCCACCCCCAGCGGCGTGCCGCCTCCCCAGCGACTACAAGTACGCCCACGACCGCCTCAGCCACTTCCGCATGTCGACGGACGAGCGCCTGGCCAGCAGGGAGGGGACAGTGTGGCGGCTGTATGAGTGGCAGCAGCGCCAGCGGTTTCGCCACGGCAGCCCGACCGCCACCGTCTACGCCCCCCCAGGCTTCAcggactcctcctcctccttcagggtTACTGTGGAGATGCCGCGTTCCGTCTCCGTGCCCCCGTCCCCGTGCGAGGTGCCGCCGTCCGTGTTCAAACCCTCGTCCCCCCCCCGCCGGCCACACACGCCGTCCGACCGACGCAGCGTCAAACCGCCCGACGAGGCGGCACCCGGTGAGGCGCCGCCCGGCAACAGCACCGGATCCGGCTCCCCGGGTCACGTGTGCGCCCAGCTGACACAG ACGTCCCAACATGAGAGGAGATCCACGCCAGCCGTGGgctacatcacacacaccgTCAGCGCCCCCAGCCTGCACGGGAAAACG GCTGATGATACTTACACGCAGCTGAAGAAGGACCTGGAGTATCTGGATCTGAAG GTCACTGGACTCGAAAGTTTGAAAACAGAAAGACCATCAAGGCCGGTGAAAATAGCAGAGAGCGATGCCGAT GTGAAACTCAGTCGTCTGTGTGAACAAGACaagatcctgcaggagctggaggccACCATCCGGACGCTGAAGGAGGACAAG GACAAGCTGGATACGGTGCTGGACGTGTCGCACCAGCAGATGGAGCATTACCGAGATCAGCCGGCCCACGCAGAGAAGATCGCCTACCAGCAGCGCCTGCTGCAGGAGGACGTGGTGCACATCAGGGCGGAAATCTCACAAGTGTCCACA GAGATGGAAAACGCCTGGAGTGACTACGTCCGGCTGGAGAGAGACGTAGACTGGCTGAAGTCGGCCCTGCAGGGCCAGATGACCCGTGGCGACCTCTCCcag CCAGAGAAGCTCCAGATCAGGAAGGAGCTGTGGAGGATCGACGACGTCCTGTCGGGGCTCAGCGCCGGCAAAGACGGCTACCAGTTCACCCCCCCAG AGAGGACGTTTGTGCCCTCAGTGCCTTCGGTGTCCGGGAGCCCCCACCTCAGCCCCGGGGGccacacccccaccctctgCTCCAGCCCCAGCCAGCTGCTGCGCCACTCCGCCACCGTCGCCAGTGGGTTCAAATGG GGTGAGGATGACGTGCCCCCCAGACCTCCTCTACCTCAGCTCTACAGCCCCGACGAGCCCCCCCCCGCCGTGCCCCCCCTGCCCCGGGAGGCGTCGGTCATCAGGCACACGTCGGTGCGAGGCCTCAAACGTCAGTCGGACGAGCGCAAGAGGGACCGGGAGGTGGTCCAGGGCTCTAACGGGGACAGTAAG GCGGAGATCAGGCCCTTCCTGAGCGACCCGGAGCTCGTGGGAGACGGGGACTGCTCCAACTTCGTGGGCGTGGCGGCGGCGGGGCGGGACGGCTACCAGACGCTCCCCAGCAGAG GCGCGTCCGGCGCGTCGCTCTGCCTCCACCAAtcctccagcatctcctcctACGTGACGCTCCGGAGGGGGACGCCGGCAGGCGGAGCCAAG GAGAGACCCAAAAGTGCCTTGGAGCGTCTGTACTCCGGGGACGCGGAGCcgcagcatcatcagcatcagagGGGGAGGATGAGCGCCGATGAGCagctggagaggatgaagaggcaCCAGAAGGCCCTCATCCGCCAGAGGAAGCGCACCCTGAGCCACGGCGATCGCCACGGCGACCGCCACGCCTCCCCTTCATCACGCGccgcctcctcatcctcctcttcctcctccctgcgCCCGCTGTCAGCAGACCTGGGATCA TGGAGGCGGGAGCAGGACTTCgacctgcagctgctggagagggCGGTCCAGGGGGAGGAGTCACAGAGCGTCAGGAGCGTCCAGGGGGAGGAGAGACCCCCCGAGCACAGGGAGAGACCCCGCTCCCACTCCGACGAATGGCTGACCTTCTGTTCCACGGCGACAACCCCTCCCACCCACGAGGACGACCTGGAGCCGCTGGAATACGACCTGGACCTGAACAGGGAG CTCTCTAAGCCTCAGAAGGTGCTGATCCCAGAGCGTTATGTGGACTCTGAACCTGAGGAGCCTCTCAGcctgcaggaggtggaggatcGTCATCGTAAGGTGGAGCGCATCAAGAGCATCCTGACCAAGTCCAG CGTTCAGAAGCTGGCTCCTGCGCCCCCCCCAGACAGACCGGAGAGCGGGGGCTCGGCTctgcaggagcaggagaggaTCATCACCATGTCCTACACCCTTGCCTCGGAGGCGTCGCTCAAGAGCAAACTGGTGGCAG CTCAAGCGCTTTTCGGACACTag
- the plekha7b gene encoding pleckstrin homology domain-containing family A member 7 isoform X8: protein MAAPLGRDSLPELWSYGVCGDGRVFFINDKSRSTTWLHPRSGEPVNSGHMIRSDLPRGWEEGFTDEGASYFINHNLRATSFRHPVTGQISPENTEYTLQGRTESPMSKSAANQRSPSMVAESSKTVTLATGSKNSRGTGKVHSFGKRDHAIKRNLNVPVVVRGWLYKQDSSGMRLWKRKWFVLSDYCLFYYKDSREESVLGSIPLPSYVIAAVEPDDHINRKFAFKASHTGMRSYIYNKNSVIGSQAEHYGMRTYFFSADTQEDMNGWIRAMNQAALMQQSHTVKRQLEKPKQPVPLSNHVHNQTPPPSEGHREDPTDNGVPPPLGDDPRFGLEVQGRPSRPNADGRAERRSSDSAASAPYRNGQQTVIQVTLPPEQNGNVVYQRGLASRADTEKHSQRKTTLAQVEQWVKVHKGDTPRSAPPAGRTPPLKPKAAASDVTYQSLPKSPLLPCGSSPPPAACRLPSDYKYAHDRLSHFRMSTDERLASREGTVWRLYEWQQRQRFRHGSPTATVYAPPGFTDSSSSFRVTVEMPRSVSVPPSPCEVPPSVFKPSSPPRRPHTPSDRRSVKPPDEAAPGEAPPGNSTGSGSPGHVCAQLTQTSQHERRSTPAVGYITHTVSAPSLHGKTTLNATSRPEDTSGRPLLFAASSPMICLSAAHLKADDTYTQLKKDLEYLDLKVTGLESLKTERPSRPVKIAESDADVKLSRLCEQDKILQELEATIRTLKEDKDKLDTVLDVSHQQMEHYRDQPAHAEKIAYQQRLLQEDVVHIRAEISQVSTEMENAWSDYVRLERDVDWLKSALQGQMTRGDLSQPEKLQIRKELWRIDDVLSGLSAGKDGYQFTPPERTFVPSVPSVSGSPHLSPGGHTPTLCSSPSQLLRHSATVASGFKWGEDDVPPRPPLPQLYSPDEPPPAVPPLPREASVIRHTSVRGLKRQSDERKRDREVVQGSNGDSKAEIRPFLSDPELVGDGDCSNFVGVAAAGRDGYQTLPSRGASGASLCLHQSSSISSYVTLRRGTPAGGAKERPKSALERLYSGDAEPQHHQHQRGRMSADEQLERMKRHQKALIRQRKRTLSHGDRHGDRHASPSSRAASSSSSSSSLRPLSADLGSWRREQDFDLQLLERAVQGEESQSVRSVQGEERPPEHRERPRSHSDEWLTFCSTATTPPTHEDDLEPLEYDLDLNREVG from the exons cCACAACCTCAGGGCGACTTCCTTTCGGCACCCGGTGACTGGACAGATTTCCCCCGAAAACACCGAGTACACGCTGCAAGGCAG GACGGAATCGCCTATGTCCAagtcagcagccaatcagagatccCCCAGCATGGTCGCAGAGTCCTCCAAGACCGTGACCCTGGCAACGGGGTCAAAG AATTCCAGAGGCACAGGAAAAGTTCACAGCTTTGGAAAAAGGGATCACGCCATTAAAAGAAACCTCAACGTCCCGGTGGTGGTGAGAGGCTGGCTCTATAAACAG GACAGCTCCGGGATGCGGTTATGGAAGAGGAAGTGGTTTGTGTTGTCGGACTACTGCTTGTTCTACTACAAAG ACAGCCGGGAGGAGTCGGTGCTCGGCAGCATCCCGTTGCCTAGTTACGTCATCGCAGCTGTCGAGCCCGACGACCACATCAACCGCAAGTTTGCCTTCAAG GCGAGCCACACGGGAATGCGCTCCTACATTTACAATAAGAACTCTGTGATTGGCTCGCAGGCGGAACACTACGGGATGCGGACGTATTTCTTCAGCGCCGACACACAGGAGGACATGAACGGCTGGATCCGGGCCATGAACCAGGCGGCGCTGATGCAGCAGAGTCACACCGTAAAgag ACAGCTGGAGAAGCCAAAGCAGCCGGTCCCTCTCTCCAACCACGTCCACAACCAGACACCCCCTCCCTCAGAAGGCCACAGAGAGGACCCCACCGATAACGGCGTCCCACCGCCTCTTGGCGACGACCCCCGGTTCGGTTTGGAGGTCCAGGGGCGACCCAGCCGGCCGAACGCCGATGGGCGAGCGGAGCGGCGATCGTCAGACTCAGCCgccagcgccccctacaggaACGGGCAGCAGACGGTGATCCAGGTGACCCTACCGCCGGAGCAGAACGGGAACGTGGTCTATCAGCGAGGCCTCGCTTCACGGGCCGACACGGAGAAACACTCGCAGAGGAAGACCACGCTGGCTCAGGTGGAGCAGTGGGTCAAAGTTCACAAAGGGGACACGCCCAGAAG cgcgccccctgctggacggaCCCCTCCCTTGAAACCCAAAGCCGCCGCGTCAGACGTCACCTACCAGTCGTTACCAAAGTCACCACTCCTCCCGTGTGGCAGCAGCCCACCCCCAGCGGCGTGCCGCCTCCCCAGCGACTACAAGTACGCCCACGACCGCCTCAGCCACTTCCGCATGTCGACGGACGAGCGCCTGGCCAGCAGGGAGGGGACAGTGTGGCGGCTGTATGAGTGGCAGCAGCGCCAGCGGTTTCGCCACGGCAGCCCGACCGCCACCGTCTACGCCCCCCCAGGCTTCAcggactcctcctcctccttcagggtTACTGTGGAGATGCCGCGTTCCGTCTCCGTGCCCCCGTCCCCGTGCGAGGTGCCGCCGTCCGTGTTCAAACCCTCGTCCCCCCCCCGCCGGCCACACACGCCGTCCGACCGACGCAGCGTCAAACCGCCCGACGAGGCGGCACCCGGTGAGGCGCCGCCCGGCAACAGCACCGGATCCGGCTCCCCGGGTCACGTGTGCGCCCAGCTGACACAG ACGTCCCAACATGAGAGGAGATCCACGCCAGCCGTGGgctacatcacacacaccgTCAGCGCCCCCAGCCTGCACGGGAAAACG ACCCTGAACGCGACATCAAGGCCTGAGGACACATCTGGTCGTCCGTTATTGTTTGCAGCTTCATCTCCAATGATTTGTCTCTCCGCTGCTCATTTAAAGGCTGATGATACTTACACGCAGCTGAAGAAGGACCTGGAGTATCTGGATCTGAAG GTCACTGGACTCGAAAGTTTGAAAACAGAAAGACCATCAAGGCCGGTGAAAATAGCAGAGAGCGATGCCGAT GTGAAACTCAGTCGTCTGTGTGAACAAGACaagatcctgcaggagctggaggccACCATCCGGACGCTGAAGGAGGACAAG GACAAGCTGGATACGGTGCTGGACGTGTCGCACCAGCAGATGGAGCATTACCGAGATCAGCCGGCCCACGCAGAGAAGATCGCCTACCAGCAGCGCCTGCTGCAGGAGGACGTGGTGCACATCAGGGCGGAAATCTCACAAGTGTCCACA GAGATGGAAAACGCCTGGAGTGACTACGTCCGGCTGGAGAGAGACGTAGACTGGCTGAAGTCGGCCCTGCAGGGCCAGATGACCCGTGGCGACCTCTCCcag CCAGAGAAGCTCCAGATCAGGAAGGAGCTGTGGAGGATCGACGACGTCCTGTCGGGGCTCAGCGCCGGCAAAGACGGCTACCAGTTCACCCCCCCAG AGAGGACGTTTGTGCCCTCAGTGCCTTCGGTGTCCGGGAGCCCCCACCTCAGCCCCGGGGGccacacccccaccctctgCTCCAGCCCCAGCCAGCTGCTGCGCCACTCCGCCACCGTCGCCAGTGGGTTCAAATGG GGTGAGGATGACGTGCCCCCCAGACCTCCTCTACCTCAGCTCTACAGCCCCGACGAGCCCCCCCCCGCCGTGCCCCCCCTGCCCCGGGAGGCGTCGGTCATCAGGCACACGTCGGTGCGAGGCCTCAAACGTCAGTCGGACGAGCGCAAGAGGGACCGGGAGGTGGTCCAGGGCTCTAACGGGGACAGTAAG GCGGAGATCAGGCCCTTCCTGAGCGACCCGGAGCTCGTGGGAGACGGGGACTGCTCCAACTTCGTGGGCGTGGCGGCGGCGGGGCGGGACGGCTACCAGACGCTCCCCAGCAGAG GCGCGTCCGGCGCGTCGCTCTGCCTCCACCAAtcctccagcatctcctcctACGTGACGCTCCGGAGGGGGACGCCGGCAGGCGGAGCCAAG GAGAGACCCAAAAGTGCCTTGGAGCGTCTGTACTCCGGGGACGCGGAGCcgcagcatcatcagcatcagagGGGGAGGATGAGCGCCGATGAGCagctggagaggatgaagaggcaCCAGAAGGCCCTCATCCGCCAGAGGAAGCGCACCCTGAGCCACGGCGATCGCCACGGCGACCGCCACGCCTCCCCTTCATCACGCGccgcctcctcatcctcctcttcctcctccctgcgCCCGCTGTCAGCAGACCTGGGATCA TGGAGGCGGGAGCAGGACTTCgacctgcagctgctggagagggCGGTCCAGGGGGAGGAGTCACAGAGCGTCAGGAGCGTCCAGGGGGAGGAGAGACCCCCCGAGCACAGGGAGAGACCCCGCTCCCACTCCGACGAATGGCTGACCTTCTGTTCCACGGCGACAACCCCTCCCACCCACGAGGACGACCTGGAGCCGCTGGAATACGACCTGGACCTGAACAGGGAGGTGGGATGA